From a single Onychomys torridus chromosome 9, mOncTor1.1, whole genome shotgun sequence genomic region:
- the Irf9 gene encoding interferon regulatory factor 9, with translation MASGRPRSTRKLRNWIIEQLESEQFPGVRWDDADKTMFRIPWKHAGKQDFREDQDAALFKAWALYKEKTKEGELGNAAVWKTRLRCALNKSSEFEEVPERGRMDVAEPYKVYRILPPGALPAQRRVQKSPSKRCISSVSPEREDSKEKGRTDWIVNHSDSGFSGSSIGGSSSSSIGGSSSSSSSPEPEEGACIQEDPVFLEHQLPLNSDYSLLLTFIYSGHVVGEVRVPNLDCRLVAEPLDLESEMLQVTFPKPDPPEPIQHLLSQLERGVLVASNSRGLFVQRLCPIPISWNAPKAPPGPGPHLLPSNKCVELFSTSYFYRDLAQYCQGQGPPPKFQATLHFWEEKSGSDHTQENLITVRMEQAFARHLLETIPEEQKAALFLVQNPELPSAAVSL, from the exons ATGGCCTCAGGCAGACCTCGCAGCACCCGAAAGCTCCGGAACTGGATAATAGAGCAGTTGGAAAGTGAGCAGTTCCCAGGGGTGCGCTGGGATGATGCGGACAAGACCATGTTCCGGATTCCCTGGAAACACGCGGGCAAGCAAGACTTCCGAGAGGACCAGGACGCTGCCCTGTTCAAG GCTTGGGCACTGTATAAGGAAAAGACTAAGGAAGGGGAACTAGGAAATGCGGCTGTCTGGAAGACTCGCCTGCGCTGTGCCCTCAACAAGAGTTCTGAATTCGAAGAGGTTCCTGAGAGAGGCCGTATGGATGTTGCCGAACCCTACAAAGTGTATCGGATACTGCCACCAGGAGCCCTCCCTG CCCAACGAAGAGTCCAAAAATCACCATCAAAGCGATGCATCAGTTCTGTCTCACCAGAGAGGGAAGACAGTAAG GAGAAAGGGAGGACCGACTGGATTGTAAACCACTCAGACAGTGGCTTTAGTGGAAGCAGCatcggcggcagcagcagcagcagcatcggcggcagcagcagcagcagcagcagccccgaGCCAGAGGAAG GGGCCTGCATTCAAGAGGACCCCGTGTTCCTGGAGCATCAGCTTCCTCTGAACTCAG ACTATTCGCTGCTGCTCACCTTCATCTACAGTGGGCATGTGGTGGGTGAGGTCCGAGTGCCCAACCTAGACTGTCGCCTTGTGGCTGAGCCCTTAGATTTGGAGAGCGAGATGCTGCAGGTGACATTTCCCAAACCTGATCCACCGGAGCCTATCCAGCACCTGCTGAGTCAGCTCGAGAGAGGGGTCCTCGTGGCCAGCAATTCCAGAGGCCTTTTTGTTCAGCGCCTCtgccccatccccatctcctggAATGCACCTAAGGCCCCCCCTGGGCCTGGGCCTCACCTGCTGCCCAGCAATAAGTGTGTGGAACTCTTCAGCACCAGCTACTTCTATAGAG ACTTGGCCCAGTACTGCCAGGGCCAAGGCCCCCCAcccaagttccaggccacactgCATTTCTGGGAGGAGAAGTCTGGCTCTGACCACACCCAGGAGAATCTTATCACAGTGCGG ATGGAGCAGGCCTTTGCCCGACATTTACTGGAAACAATTCCAGAGGAGCAGAAAGCTGCTTTGTTCCTGGTACAGaacccagagctcccatctgctgctgtaTCACTCTGA
- the Rnf31 gene encoding E3 ubiquitin-protein ligase RNF31, which translates to MPGEEERAFLAAREELASALRRDSAQVFPLEQLTPLLATSLPPAARYLQLDAGRLVRCNARGEPQNYLNTLSTALNILEKYGRNLLSPQRPRYWRSVKFNNPVFRSTVDAVQGGRDVLRLYGYTEERPDGLSFPEGQEEPDEYQVAIVTLEVLLLRTELSLLLQNTHPREKALDQLLKDNLEDDMLQLSEFHPLLREIVPGPLPSASASTAGPCFLCGSAPGTLHCPACNQTSCPACDLLFHGHPSRAHHLRQTLPGAHQTINLSSSLPASSQPPPHSASLALRDSSLSSPETANACLPWHCATCVTLNEPWSVLCAACSQPRGCKVLRPEGSPGTGGPEPEPARDQWACQSCTFENEAAAVLCAICERPRLAQPPSLGVDSHDAGVRHQSLKGDVLLSSAQSEVWYCDHCTFCNSGPVWVCAICNRTRNPISVQHAVRPYASSLEKELPKPGSPQHLSASLPGSCGDPEKHRQDKMRKESLQLVSMIQEGEAAGASPEEIFSALQYSGTEVPLQWLRSELSYVLEMVAELAGQQDPGLGAFSCQEARKAWLDRHGNLDEAVEECVRARRRKVQELQSLGFGPKDGSLQALFQHGGDVARALTELQRQRLEPFHQRLWDRGPEPTPCWDGLDRQGLVRRLLAVHALPSWGRAELALSLLQETPRNYELLDVVEAVRHSQDRAFLRRLLAQECAVCGWALPRNRMQALISCECTICPDCFRQHFTIALKEKHITDMVCPACGRPDLTDDTQLLSYFSTLDIQLRESLDPDAYALFHKKLTEGVLMRDPKFLWCAQCSFGFIYEREQLEATCPQCHQTFCVRCKRQWEEQHRGRSCEDFQNWKRTNDPEYQAQGLAMYLQENGIDCPKCKFSYALARGGCMHFHCTQCRHQFCSGCYNAFYAKNKCPDPNCRVKKSLHGHHPRDCLFYLRDWTAVRLQKLLQDNNVMFNTEPPAGTRAVPGGGCRVMEQKEVPDGFRDEACGKETPAGHAGLCQAHYKEYLVSLINAHSLDPATLYEVEELETATTRYLHEHPEPMEGEDLPAYQARLLQKLTEEVPLGQSIARRRK; encoded by the exons ATGCCGGGAGAGGAGGAGCGAGCCTTTCTGGCGGCCCGAGAGGAGCTGGCGAGCGCCTTGAGGCGGGATTCCGCGCAGGTATTTCCCCTGGAGCAGCTCACGCCGCTTCTGGCCACCTCTCTGCCGCCAGCCGCCCGCTACCTGCAACTGGACGCCGGACGCCTGGTCCGCTGCAACGCTCGTGGGGAG CCCCAAAACTACCTCAACACTCTGTCCACGGCCCTGAACATCCTGGAAAAATATGGTCGCAACCTCCTCAGCCCACAGCGACCTCGGTACTGGCGTTCAGTGAAGTTTAATAACCCTGTCTTTCGCAGCACGGTGGATGCTGTGCAG GGGGGCCGGGATGTGCTGCGGTTGTATGGCTATACTGAGGAGCGCCCAGATGGATTGAGTTTCCCTGAAGGGCAGGAGGAGCCGGATGAATACCAGGTTGCCATAGTCACACTAGAAGTGCTACTGCTTCGCACGGAGCTCAGCTTGCTGTTGCAG AACACTCACCCAAGAGAGAAGGCACTGGACCAGCTGCTAAAAGACAACCTTGAAGATGAT ATGCTGCAGCTTTCAGAGTTTCACCCCCTTTTGAGAGAGATTGTTCCTggtcccctcccctctgcctcag cctCCACTGCTGGtccctgctttctctgtggttCTGCCCCAGGCACACTGCACTGCCCAGCCTGTAATCAAACCTCATGCCCAGCTTGTGACCTTTTATTCCATGGACATCCGTCCCGTGCTCATCACCTTCGCCAAACCCTGCCTGGGGCCCACCAAACCATCAACCTAAGCTCTAG TTTACCTGCCTCATCCCAGCCACCGCCCCACTCAGCGTCCCTCGCTCTGAGAGAcagctctctttcttcccctgaaACTGCAAATGCTTGTCTGCCCTGGCACTGTGCTACCTGCGTCACACTAAATGAGCCTTGGTCAGTGCTCTGTGCAGCCTGTAGTCAGCCCAGAGGCTGTAAGGTGCTGCGACCAGAGGGTTCCCCAGGAACTGGCGGCCCCGAACCTGAGCCTGCACGGGATCAGTGGGCCTGCCAGAGCTGTACCTTTGAGAATGAGGCAGCAGCTGTGCTGTGTGCCATATGTGAGCGACCTCGGCTGGCCCAGCCCCCCAGCTTGGGGGTGGACTCCCATGACGCTGGTGTTCGCCACCAGTCCCTTAAG GGGGATGTCTTGCTCTCATCTGCCCAGTCTGAAGTGTGGTACTGTGACCACTGTACCTTTTGCAACTCAGGCCCTGTCTGGGTATGTGCTATTTGCAACCGAACCCGCAACCCCATCTCAGTACAGCATGCCGTTCGACCCTATGCCAGCTCTTTGGAAAAGGAACTCCCAAAGCCTGGGTCCCCACAACACCTCAGTGCTTCCCTGCCTGGTTCCTGCGGAGACCCAGAGAAACACCGACAAGATAAGATGCGGAAGGAAAGTCTCCAGCTAGTGAGCATGATCCAG GAAGGGGAAGCTGCAGGTGCCAGTCCAGAAGAGATCTTCTCAGCCTTACAGTACTCGGGCACGGAGGTGCCCCTGCAGTGGCTGCGTTCAGAGCTGTCCTATGTCCTGGAGATGGTGGCTGAGCTAGCTGGCCAGCAGGATCCAGGGCTGGGTGCCTTTTCCTGTCAGGAAGCCCGGAAAGCCTGGCTTGATCGTCATGGCAACCTTGATGAAGCTGTGGAGGAGTGTGTGCGGGCCAGGAGGAGGAAG GTGCAGGAGCTCCAGTCCCTGGGCTTTGGGCCTAAAGATGGGTCACTGCAGGCCTTGTTCCAGCATGGGGGTGATGTGGCACGGGCCCTGACTGAGTTACAGCGTCAGCGTCTAGAACCCTTCCATCAGCGCCTGTGGGACAGAGGCCCTGAACCCACTCCCTGCTGGGATGGGCTAGATAGACAG GGCCTGGTCAGACGGCTCTTGGCAGTCCACGCACTCCCCAGTTGGGGTCGGGCGGAGCTGGCACTGTCACTGCTGCAGGAGACACCCAGGAACTATGAATTGTTGGACGTGGTAGAGGCTGTGAGGCACAGCCAGGACCGGGCCTTTCTTCGCCGATTGCTTGCCCAGGAATGTGCCGTGTGCGGGTGGGCCCTTCCCCGCAACCGG ATGCAGGCCCTGATCTCCTGTGAGTGCACCATATGTCCTGACTGCTTCCGTCAGCACTTCACCATCGCCCTGAAGGAAAAGCACATCACAGACATGGTGTGCCCTGCCTGCGGCCGCCCTGACCTCACCGATGACACACAGTtgctcagctacttctccaccCTCGACATCCAG CTCAGAGAGAGCCTAGACCCAGATGCATATGCCCTGTTTCATAAGAAGCTGACGGAGGGTGTGCTCATGCGAGACCCCAAGTTCTTGTGGTGTGCCCAG TGTTCCTTTGGCTTCATATATGAGCGTGAACAACTGGAGGCGACGTGTCCCCAGTGTCACCAGACCTTCTGTGTGCGCTGCAAGCGCCAG TGGGAAGAGCAGCACAGAGGACGAAGCTGTGAGGATTTCCAGAACTGGAAACGCACCAATGACCCAGAATACCAGGCTCAAGGCCTGGCAATGTATCTTCAGGAAAATGGCATTG ACTGCCCGAAGTGCAAGTTCTCGTACGCACTGGCCCGAGGAGGCTGCATGCATTTCCACTGCACTCAGTGTCGGCACCAGTTCTGCAGTGGCTGCTACAACGCCTTCTACGCCAAGAAC AAATGTCCAGACCCTAATTGCAGGGTGAAAAAGTCCCTGCATGGCCATCACCCTCGAGACTGCCTCTTCTACCTACGGGATTGGACTGCTGTCAGGCTCCAGAAACTGTTGCAG GACAATAATGTCATGTTTAATACGGAGCCTCCAGCTGGGACCCGGGCAGTCCCTGGAG gtGGCTGCCGAGTGATGGAACAAAAAGAGGTCCCCGATGGGTTCAGGGATGAAGCCTGTGGCAAGGAAACCCCAGCTGGCCATGCCGGCCTCTGCCA GGCACACTACAAAGAATATCTTGTGAGCCTCATCAATGCCCATTCGTTGGACCCAGCTACCCTGTACgaggtggaggagctggagacagcCACTACACGCTACCTACATGAGCATCCTGAACCAATGGAGGGAGAGGATCTTCCTGCCTATCAGGCTCGACTGTTACAG AAGCTGACAGAAGAGGTTCCCTTGGGACAGAGTATTGCCCGCAGAAGGAAGTAG